The following is a genomic window from Moorella sp. Hama-1.
CTGGCGAAGTTAATCCAGGCCCTGGTTCCCTATGCCCTGCTGGTGGCCCTGCTGGGGATGCCGGTCCTGCGGCGCATCCCGGTGACAAATGAGCAACGCCCCACGGATTACCTCCTGCTCACCAGAGAGGTCCTGCTCAATATCGCCCCGGTGCTGGCCGTAGTTTTAATGGTCCTGTTGCTGCAGGTCAAGGTCTGGGTGGCGGTGGGACTCGTCCTGGGAGCGCTCATGTGGCACCATCGCTATACCCCATGGCAAATCCTCCAGCTGGGCCGGGAAGCAGTACAGGTAAAAACCCTGGTCCTCGTGCTGGGCATCATGTTTTTTAAGCAGATAATCCTTGCCACCCGGGCCGTTGACGGCCTTTCCTACCTCCTGGCGACGCTGCCCGTACCGGAGTTTGTCATCTTCGGGATCTTCGGCTTCCTGGTGGGTTTAATCACCGGCACGGTCTCTTACTCCATGGGCATCATTTTCCCCGTCGTCGTAGTTGCAGCCGGGGGGCAGATAGGTATACCCCTGGCGGTGTTTGTTTTTGTGGCCGGTTTTACGGGCGCCATGTTTACCCCTATGCACCTCTGTTTGACCTTGACTGTCGATTTCTTTCAGGCCGACCTGCGCAAAGTCCTACGGATGCTCATCCTCCCGGAAGCCGCCCTGCTCACCATCGCCGCCGCTCTGTATGCCGTCCTTAGATGATCATTGACAACTTTTATTCCCGTCAATAAAGGAGTTTTAGTCGTTATCATCCACTGGTTTACCATTGATAAAGACGGGGGTGATCAATGGCAGCAAATAAGACAGGCAGAAAGAGCAAAGATCAACCACCAGCCAGTTGCCGTGAATATGTCCGCCGGGAGGATCAGCGTATAGCCGAAAAATGCCCGGCGAAGAAGCCAACGAATGATTTTGTCCGCCATTGCTTCAGCTTCGTTCCTAGCCGCAGTGAGCCGCTCGTCTGGCTTTTTCGGTCCTTTCTGCCAACAGTTTCCTTATTTTCTCCGGGAAGTGACGGGACATAAAAAGATATGCCGCCGTCTGGAAGTCCGGGGTTTGGTGCTGCATTCTGGCCCAACGGGCCCAGCCCGGCCTTGCTGGAACGTATCTCCCTGGCCGAAAGCCTATACCGGCAGGGATATGCTCCGGAGATAATAACGGCCGGGGCATTGGCAATCTGAATCGGACCCCCGAAGGTGCTGCTGCCCGGCAGGTCCTTATTTCACGGGGTATACCTGCCGGTGCCATTCACGATGAAGTCAATTCCCGTAGTACCAGGGAGAACCTGGTAGAAGCCCGGAAGACAATGCAGCGCTACGGGTGGCAACGAGCTATTATTGTAACCCACGACTATCATTTACTACGGACCCTGTCTCAAGCTCGCAGTTTGAAAATAGATGCTTCCGGCGCCGGGGTCCACGAAACAGCTATGTTCAGGCCACCTTTGGTTTTACGTGAAGTAGCTGCCTGTGTAGTAAAAGCCGTTATAAGAATGATCGAATGATGACTTGCCGGCCAAGCGACCTTCCCGGCATAACGCACCGGCCCGAAGAACCGGTGGGTGGTAAGCCAGTTCGTCCAGCTGGGCCGCCAATCCCGCCGGCGTTAATCTGTACCCAATGATCTATATCACAAACCGCCTCACTTACATGGTTTCATTTAAGGTTGACAAGAAAAAAGCAGACCTCCGAGCACCAAATCCATCTGCTTGTGGCTGCCCCATCCCTGAGGCGAGGGCATAATGAAGTCTAACTCCTTTTGTAGGTGGAAGCTAACGCCGGGGACGGTTCTTGACTTGCCTAGTAATATACAGTAACATGATACGAGACGCTCATGCAGCCAGCGCGGCACCAGCAGAAGGATGAAAATGGTAAGGAATACCATTTTCGGGATAGGGATGAAAATTATACCGGGGCAAGATTTTGGGGGTACAAGGGGATCAAATGCTACATAG
Proteins encoded in this region:
- a CDS encoding DUF401 family protein, producing the protein MPAFKLLAVFALMMALLWQRAPLVPVICGSSCLLALLYRLSPAAFITAIGQTLTDPATIELEIVLMLIMLLEHLLGKHGYLERMLASLRNLLHNRRLLVATLPALIGLMPSLGGAFFSAPLVAQAAAGTPLTAEEKSFINYYYRHIWEYCLPLYPSLLITARVCEIPLAKLIQALVPYALLVALLGMPVLRRIPVTNEQRPTDYLLLTREVLLNIAPVLAVVLMVLLLQVKVWVAVGLVLGALMWHHRYTPWQILQLGREAVQVKTLVLVLGIMFFKQIILATRAVDGLSYLLATLPVPEFVIFGIFGFLVGLITGTVSYSMGIIFPVVVVAAGGQIGIPLAVFVFVAGFTGAMFTPMHLCLTLTVDFFQADLRKVLRMLILPEAALLTIAAALYAVLR
- a CDS encoding YdcF family protein, with amino-acid sequence MCSGDNNGRGIGNLNRTPEGAAARQVLISRGIPAGAIHDEVNSRSTRENLVEARKTMQRYGWQRAIIVTHDYHLLRTLSQARSLKIDASGAGVHETAMFRPPLVLREVAACVVKAVIRMIE